A genome region from Camelina sativa cultivar DH55 chromosome 10, Cs, whole genome shotgun sequence includes the following:
- the LOC104717513 gene encoding uncharacterized protein LOC104717513 gives MEASSTRREKTNKKKTERENTDTQNKKKKLPSVWFSLKKSLPCKSDSSDVHNPRSRKELATISTKRTPSSSCGVGGRSGCSRSIANLKDVINGSKQQHMEKPPCSSPRSIGSSEFLNPITHDVIFSNSTCELKITGATELVGTLRPGTPVNYSSSRRSQASRKASSAAVSDRDGEGLGFHQQSRRERESAINGDNSSVSCHKCGDKFSKIEAAEAHHLTKHAVTELMEGDSSRKIVEIICRTSWLKTEHHGGRIDRILKVHNMQKTLARFEEYRDTVKIRASKLQKKHPRCIADGNELLRFHGTTVACALGINGSTSLCSSEKCCVCRIIRNGFSSKREMNNGIGVFTASTSERAFESIVIGDNGGDRKALIVCRVIAGRVHRPVENLEEMSSGSLLNGFDSLAGKVGLYTHVEELYLLNSRALLPCFVLICKP, from the exons atggaagcttCAAGCACAAGAAGGGAGAAgacgaacaagaagaagactgaGAGAGAAAACACCGACActcagaacaagaagaagaagctgcccAGTGTTTGGTTTTCACTCAAGAAGTCTCTCCCTTGCAAATCTGATTCTTCCGATGTCCACAACCCTAGATCCAGGAAAGAGCTCGCTACAATCTCAACAAAGAGAACACCCTCCTCCTCATGCGGCGTCGGTGGCCGGTCCGGTTGTTCGAGATCCATAGCCAATCTCAAAGACGTAATCAAtggaagcaaacaacaacatatGGAGAAGCCGCCTTGCTCTAGCCCTCGTTCTATAGGAAGCAGCGAGTTTCTCAATCCCATTACTCACGATGTAATCTTTAGCAACTCAACCTGCGAGCTCAAGATCACAGGAGCAACAGAACTCGTAGGGACTCTGAGGCCAGGAACGCCGGTGAATTACTCTTCTTCACGACGGAGCCAAGCTTCGAGAAAGGCTTCTTCAGCAGCTGTTTCAGATAGAGACGGGGAAGGATTAGGGTTTCACCAGCAGAGCAGAAGGGAGAGAGAGTCCGCCATTAATGGAGAcaattcctctgtttcttgccATAAATGCGGCGACAAGTTTAGCAAAATCGAAGCTGCCGAAGCTCACCATCTCACCAAACACGCCG TGACGGAGCTAATGGAAGGAGACTCGTCGAGGAAGATAGTGGAGATAATATGCAGAACAAGCTGGTTAAAGACAGAGCATCACGGCGGACGAATCGATAGGATCTTGAAAGTGCACAATATGCAAAAGACCTTAGCAAGATTCGAGGAATACAGAGACACGGTGAAGATCAGAGCGAGCAAGCTACAAAAGAAACACCCGAGATGTATCGCTGACGGAAACGAGCTGCTCAGGTTCCACGGCACCACAGTCGCGTGTGCTTTAGGGATTAACGGGTCGACGAGTCTGTGTTCGTCGGAGAAGTGCTGTGTTTGCCGGATTATAAGGAACGGGTTCTCGTCGAAACGGGAGATGAACAACGGAATCGGGGTTTTTACGGCGTCGACGAGCGAGAGAGCGTTCGAGTCGATTGTGATTGGAGATAATGGTGGTGATAGGAAGGCGTTGATTGTGTGTCGTGTGATCGCCGGGAGGGTTCATCGGCCGGTGGAGAATTTAGAGGAGATGAGTAGTGGGTCGTTGTTGAATGGGTTTGATTCTTTGGCCGGTAAGGTTGGGTTGTATACACATGTTGAGGAGCTTTATTTGCTCAATTCTCGAGCTTTGCTTCCTTGTTTTGTGCTAATTTGCAAACCTTAA
- the LOC104717517 gene encoding uncharacterized protein LOC104717517, with translation MILFTQGILGNIFDGVQEAFEDYYPVMCASLRVIFIPFSLLFLVEPVPFLVLLPVGNCYQSGTFQVSPPGGDFSDPVTSAWYKDRPMYVRYTNEDNETEGDGIFRLVAFDVETKSCIWGIADIRVNREKASKENGDSKWLSSHYG, from the exons ATGATTCTGTTCACACAAG GAATTTTGGGAAATATCTTCGATGGAGTTCAG GAGGCCTTTGAGGACTATTATCCGGTGATGTGTGCATCCCTCAGG GTTATCTTCATACCCTTTTcccttctgttcttggtggaACCTGTGCCATTCCTGGTGCTTTTGCCTGTGGGAAACTGTTATCAGTCAGGCACTTTCCAAG TTTCACCTCCTGGAGGAGACTTTTCAGATCCTGTGACTTCTGCTTGGTATAAGGACAGGCCGATGTATGTAAGGTACACTAACGAGGACAATGAGACCGAAGGTGATGGTATTTTCAGGCTGGTTGCTTTCGATGTGGAAACCAAAAGCTGCATTTGGGGAATAGCAGACATTCGAGTAAACCGAGAAAAGGCAAGCAAAGAGAATGGCGACTCGAAATGGCTTTCGAGTCACTACGGTTAG
- the LOC104717516 gene encoding protein translation factor SUI1 homolog 1, whose translation MSELDSQVPTAFDPFADANVEDSGAGTKEYVHIRVQQRNGRKSLTTVQGLKKEYSYTKILKDLKKEFCCNGTVVQDSELGQVIQLQGDQRKNVSTFLVQAGLVKKDNIKIHGF comes from the exons ATGTCTGAACTTGATTCCCAGGTCCCTACTGCCTTTG ATCCGTTTGCTGATGCGAATGTTGAGGACTCAGGTGCAGGAACAAAAGAGTACGTTCACATTCGTGTCCAGCAGCGGAATGGTAGGAAAAGCTTGACAACGGTCCAGGGGCTGAAGAAAGAGTACAGTTACACCAAGATACTCAAGGACCTCAAGAAAGAATTTTGTTGCAACGGAACTGTGGTTCAAGACTCTGAACTGGGACAG GTTATTCAGCTTCAAGGTGATCAGAGAAAGAACGTCTCCACGTTCCTAGTCCAG GCTGGTCTTGTGAAGAAAGATAACATCAAGATCCATGGTTTCTGA
- the LOC104717515 gene encoding probable histone H2A.3 isoform X2, with protein MAGRGKTLGSGAAKKSTSRSSKAGLQFPVGRIARFLKAGKYAERVGAGAPVYLAAVLEYLAAEVLELAGNAARDNKKTRIVPRHIQLAVRNDEELSKLLGDVTIANGGVMPNIHNLLLPKKSGPSKPTDED; from the exons ATGGCGGGTCGGGGAAAAACACTAGGATCTGGTGCGGCGAAGAAGTCTACGTCTCGTAGTAGCAAGGCTGGGCTTCAATTCCCTGTTGGTCGTATCGCTCGGTTTTTGAAGGCCGGGAAGTACGCCGAGCGTGTTGGTGCCGGAGCTCCTGTCTATCTCGCCGCCGTTCTTGAATATCTCGCCGCCGAG GTACTTGAGCTCGCTGGGAACGCAGCGAGAGACAACAAGAAGACACGTATAGTTCCACGACACATTCAGCTTGCTGTGAGGAACGACGAGGAACTAAGCAAACTACTTGGAGATGTGACTATTGCCAACGGAGGAGTGATGCCTAACATCCACAATCTCCTTCTCCCCAAAAAGTCTGGTCCTTCCAAGCCTACCGACGAAGATTAG
- the LOC109126916 gene encoding alcohol dehydrogenase class-P-like: MPSSLIQLNFLNEGTFFGNYKPKTDIPGVVEKYMNKELELEKFITHTVPFSEINKAFVYMLKGESIRCIITMGA, translated from the exons ATGCCTTCAAGTCTCATCCAATTGAATTTCTTAAATGAGGGTACTTTCTTTGGGAACTACAAACCCAAAACTGACATTCCCGGGGTTGTCGAAAAGTACATGAACAAG GAGCTGGAGCTTGAGAAATTCATCACTCACACAGTGCCATTCTCAGAGATCAACAAGGCCTTTGTTTACATGTTGAAGGGAGAGAGTATCCGTTGCATCATCACGATGGGTGCTTGA
- the LOC104717514 gene encoding disease resistance protein At4g27190-like: protein MHGCNALKNALNGLMEVQNKVNKDLKILEIKGKSLHVQLRRWLRDVEEIVSKANSMQEKRVSCAPFLKCRLSKTLVVILEKVKRLEKQGVELLDIFSVEGKSELVEKILGPSIPDQTIASEMLDKILSCLMSDKVQKIGIWGMGGVGKTTVVRELNNKLWKEAATQPFGMVIWATVSKEFEVGRVQKQIAERLDIEIKLGENEEKLAKRIYGRLEKVSSFLLILDDVWKPIDLDQLGIPKTDEHICSKIVLTSRFLEVCQSIKTDIDFRVDCLCEEEAWELFCQNAGEVTRSDRVRPIARKVSRECGGLPLAIITVGMAMRGKKVVKLWKHALKELKSSVPYVKSIEENIYQPLKLSYDLLEPKMKSCLLFCALFPEDYSIEVADLVRYWIAEGFIDETQNHGYLMNQGITLVESLKDSCLLEEGVRDDTVKMHDVVRDFAIWVMSSSQDDSHSLVMSGIGLREFPQEKFVPSIRRVSLMNNMLKRLPDKVVECVELSALLLQGNFHLEELPAGFLLSLPALRILNLSGTRIRSLPLSLSKLHELRSLILKDCYYLEEVPSLEGLTKIQILDLCATPIRDMPRGLETLNSLRLLDLSRTHHLESIPAGIIPQLSSLEVLDMTLSHFHWGVQGQTQEGQATLEEIACLHRLSVLSIRVVCVPPLSPEYNSWIERLKKFQLFIGPTANSLPSRHDKRRVTISSLNVSEAFIGWLLANTTSLVMNHCWGLNEMLENLVIDSTNSFNVLRSLTVEGFGGSIRPAGGCVAQLDLLPNLEELHLRRVNLETIRELVGHLGLRFQTLKHLEVSRCSRLKCLLSLGNFICFLPNLLEIHVSFCDMLEELFDYSPGEVPAATEPVVPALRVIKLMNLPRLRRLCSQEESWVSLEHVEVIRCNRLMNLPITSNNAHRVKEVRGETHWWNNLIWDDNTTRETLQPRFLPADGNKVKNSLGISC, encoded by the coding sequence ATGCATGGTTGCAATGCTTTGAAGAATGCGCTCAATGGCCTTATGGAAGTTCAGAACAAAGTGAATAAAGACCTCAAAATATTGGAAATCAAAGGGAAATCTTTGCATGTGCAACTGAGGAGATGGCTAAGAGATGTGGAAGAGATTGTCTCCAAAGCAAATTCAATGCAGGAAAAGCGTGTTTCATGTGCTCCGTTCTTGAAATGCAGGCTGAGCAAAACACTTGTTGTAATTCTTGAGAAAGTCAAGAGACTTGAAAAGCAAGGTGTAGAGCTTCTCGACATATTCTCTGTGGAAGGTAAATCTGAACTAGTTGAAAAAATTCTTGGACCCTCGATTCCTGATCAAACAATAGCATCAGAGATGTTAGACAAAATTCTAAGCTGTTTAATGAGCGATAAGGTTCAAAAGATTGGTATTTGGGGTATGGGTGGAGTCGGGAAAACGACAGTAGTCAGAGAACTGAATAATAAGCTATGGAAAGAGGCTGCTACACAGCCTTTTGGTATGGTGATATGGGCTACAGTTTCCAAAGAGTTTGAAGTGGGAAGGGTCCAGAAGCAAATCGCCGAGAGGTTGGATATAGAAATAAAATTGGGTGAAAACGAGGAGAAACTAGCGAAACGGATTTATGGAAGGCTTGAGAAAGTAAGTAGCTTTCTTCTCATTCTTGATGATGTCTGGAAACCCATTGATTTAGACCAGTTGGGGATTCCAAAAACAGATGAACACATCTGTTCAAAGATTGTGTTGACTTCAAGATTTTTAGAGGTTTGCCAGAGCATAAAAACGGATATTGACTTCAGAGTGGATTGCTTATGTGAAGAAGAAGCCTGGGAATTGTTTTGTCAAAACGCtggagaagttaccagatcagATCGTGTTAGACCCATTGCAAGAAAAGTTTCTCGGGAATGTGGTGGATTGCCTTTGGCTATCATCACAGTTGGAATGGCTATGCGGGGGAAGAAGGTAGTCAAGCTGTGGAAGCATGCCCTTAAGGAACTCAAGAGTTCGGTGCCGTATGTCAAGAGTATTGAAGAAAATATCTACCAACCTTTGAAATTGAGCTACGACTTGCTCGAGCCAAAGATGAAATCTTGCCTCCTCTTTTGTGCCTTGTTTCCAGAGGATTACTCAATTGAAGTAGCTGATCTTGTAAGGTACTGGATTGCCGAAGGGTTTATAGATGAAACACAAAACCATGGGTATTTAATGAATCAAGGAATTACTTTGGTTGAAAGTCTGAAAGACTCTTGCTTGTTAGAAGAGGGTGTTCGTGATGACACAGTTAAAATGCATGATGTGGTTCGTGATTTTGCGATATGGGTCATGTCGTCCTCGCAAGATGATAGTCACTCTCTTGTCATGTCTGGTATAGGCTTGCGAGAGTTTCCACAAGAGAAGTTTGTTCCTTCTATCCGAAGAGTTTCTTTGATGAACAATATGCTTAAACGGCTCCCGGATAAGGTGGTAGAGTGTGTTGAACTCTCGGCTTTACTGCTACAAGGAAACTTTCACCTTGAGGAATTACCAGCAGGGTTCTTGCTATCTTTGCCAGCACTTCGGATTCTGAATCTAAGTGGGACACGCATAAGGTCATTACCTCTCTCCCTCAGCAAGCTTCATGAGCTTCGGTCTCTCATCTTGAAAGACTGCTACTACCTTGAAGAAGTTCCTTCCCTTGAAGGCCTTACCAAAATTCAAATTCTGGATCTCTGTGCCACCCCTATTAGGGATATGCCAAGAGGGTTGGAAACTTTGAACAGCTTGAGACTACTTGACCTCTCCCGAACACATCACCTCGAAAGCATACCAGCGGGAATCATCCCACAGTTATCAAGTTTAGAGGTTCTAGACATGACACTTAGTCATTTCCACTGGGGCGTTCAAGGACAAACTCAGGAAGGGCAAGCAACACTTGAGGAGATTGCGTGTCTCCATCGTTTATCGGTTCTCTCCATCAGGGTCGTATGTGTCCCACCTCTTTCCCCTGAATACAATTCTTGGATAGAAAGGTTGAAGAAATTCCAGTTGTTTATTGGCCCAACAGCAAACTCCTTACCTAGTAGACATGACAAGAGGAGAGTAACAATAAGTAGTCTCAATGTTTCAGAGGCATTCATAGGGTGGTTGCTAGCAAATACGACCTCCCTAGTGATGAACCATTGCTGGGGTCTCAATGAGATGCTGGAGAACTTGGTAATTGATAGCACAAATAGCTTCAACGTTTTGAGGTCTCTAACGGTCGAAGGTTTTGGTGGAAGTATAAGGCCTGCTGGTGGATGTGTAGCGCAGCTGGATCTTCTACCTAACCTCGAAGAACTTCATCTGCGTCGTGTGAATCTAGAAACCATTAGAGAGCTCGTGGGGCATCTGGGGTTGAGATTTCAGACACTGAAACATTTAGAGGTCAGCAGATGTAGCCGGCTCAAATGCCTTCTCTCATTAGGGAACTTCATCTGTTTCTTGCCGAACCTACTAGAGATACATGTTAGCTTTTGTGATATGCTTGAGGAGCTGTTTGACTATTCTCCAGGAGAAGTTCCAGCCGCCACTGAACCTGTGGTACCTGCCCTGCGTGTCATAAAGCTGATGAATCTTCCGCGGCTGAGGAGATTATGTAGCCAAGAAGAGTCATGGGTAAGCTTAGAACATGTGGAGGTGATAAGATGCAATCGTCTCATGAATCTACCCATTACGTCAAACAACGCCCATAGAGTCAAAGAAGTAAGAGGGGAAACACACTGGTGGAACAACTTAATTTGGGACGATAACACTACAAGAGAAACCCTTCAACCTCGTTTCTTACCAGCTGATGGAAATAAAGTAAAGAACTCTCTCGGAATCTCTTGTTAG